One Candidatus Cetobacterium colombiensis genomic window carries:
- a CDS encoding NADH:flavin oxidoreductase, whose product MKSIFDKTKLGNLEMKNRIIRGALWEDLADEKGHLTPELSAIYEELAQGGASTLITGYAFVTKDEQPNPGMMGIYDDSFIPEYQEFTNKIHRYGANIIMQIVYGGFMTTFNVGERTIWGPSTMQNENTGTWAKEITKDEIKYLIKAYADAALRVKKSGFDGVEIHGGHGYLLSQFLSPYYNKRSDEYGGSIENRGRIIFEIFTAMREAVGNDFPIWIKLNSADYIKEGGLTQEDSMFVAKKLSELGIDAIEVTGGNESIKEVSDNNLGAARTKVIISKEKESYFKDYAEKLADSISTPVILIGGNRHIDVMENILNNSKVEYFSMSRPLTCEPNLVNIWMSGDLKKPKCVSCNKCYFTPGKRCIFNLKNN is encoded by the coding sequence ATGAAAAGTATTTTTGATAAAACAAAATTAGGAAACTTAGAAATGAAAAACAGAATAATTAGAGGAGCCCTTTGGGAAGATTTAGCTGATGAAAAAGGACATCTTACTCCTGAACTTTCAGCTATTTATGAGGAATTAGCTCAAGGTGGAGCTTCAACCCTTATAACAGGATATGCATTTGTTACTAAAGATGAACAACCTAATCCCGGAATGATGGGAATTTACGACGATTCTTTTATTCCTGAATATCAAGAATTTACAAATAAAATTCACAGATATGGAGCTAATATTATTATGCAAATAGTTTATGGTGGCTTTATGACAACATTTAATGTAGGAGAAAGAACTATTTGGGGACCTTCTACTATGCAAAATGAAAATACTGGAACTTGGGCTAAAGAGATTACAAAAGATGAAATAAAATATTTAATTAAAGCATATGCCGATGCTGCATTAAGGGTAAAAAAATCAGGTTTTGATGGTGTTGAAATTCATGGAGGTCACGGATATTTATTGAGTCAATTTTTATCTCCTTACTATAATAAAAGATCTGATGAATATGGTGGTAGCATTGAAAATAGAGGACGAATTATATTTGAAATTTTTACAGCTATGCGAGAAGCTGTAGGAAATGATTTTCCAATTTGGATAAAATTAAACTCTGCTGACTATATTAAAGAAGGCGGACTTACACAAGAAGATAGTATGTTTGTTGCAAAAAAACTTTCTGAACTTGGAATTGATGCTATTGAAGTTACTGGTGGAAATGAGTCTATAAAAGAAGTTAGTGATAACAACTTAGGTGCTGCTAGAACAAAAGTTATTATTTCAAAGGAAAAAGAATCATATTTTAAAGATTATGCTGAAAAATTAGCTGATTCTATAAGTACTCCTGTTATTTTAATCGGTGGAAATAGACATATTGATGTTATGGAAAATATTTTAAATAATAGTAAAGTTGAATACTTTTCAATGTCTAGGCCATTAACTTGCGAACCTAATTTAGTTAATATTTGGATGTCAGGAGATTTAAAAAAACCAAAATGTGTATCATGCAATAAATGTTATTTTACTCCCGGTAAAAGATGTATTTTTAATTTAAAAAATAACTAA
- a CDS encoding transporter substrate-binding domain-containing protein — protein MKGTLKGIFIILLAIIIFSCGKKEEKITNNRVFVIGTNAEYPPFEYLENGKIVGLDAEIIETIFQKLGYKYNWVNMEFGGLISALQTGKIDMIIAGMSITPERSKMVKFTSPYLTSKVAVITNKKNPIKNMNDLENKKYGAELGTTKENTAKNIPGSIVIPYQNNTSALLALKNNQIDGIVLDESVANEYVKNNSDLLLVGVLEGEPKAIALGKNEIDYDKINETLIELVNDGTIEKLKEKYKVK, from the coding sequence ATGAAAGGGACATTAAAAGGAATTTTTATAATATTATTAGCGATTATTATTTTTAGTTGTGGAAAAAAAGAGGAAAAAATTACAAATAATCGAGTTTTTGTAATTGGAACAAATGCTGAATATCCACCTTTTGAATATTTAGAAAATGGAAAAATTGTAGGATTAGACGCTGAAATAATAGAAACAATTTTTCAAAAATTAGGATATAAATATAATTGGGTTAACATGGAATTTGGTGGATTAATCTCAGCTTTACAAACAGGTAAAATCGATATGATTATAGCTGGAATGAGTATAACTCCTGAAAGATCTAAGATGGTTAAATTTACTTCTCCATATTTAACTTCAAAAGTTGCAGTTATAACAAATAAAAAAAATCCAATAAAAAATATGAATGATTTAGAAAATAAAAAGTATGGAGCCGAGCTAGGAACTACTAAAGAAAATACTGCTAAAAATATTCCTGGATCAATTGTAATTCCTTACCAAAATAATACTTCAGCTTTACTGGCTCTAAAAAACAATCAAATTGATGGAATTGTTTTAGATGAAAGTGTTGCTAATGAGTATGTAAAAAATAACTCTGATTTATTATTAGTCGGGGTTTTAGAGGGGGAACCTAAAGCAATAGCTTTAGGGAAAAATGAAATAGATTATGATAAAATAAACGAAACATTAATTGAATTAGTTAATGATGGAACTATTGAAAAATTAAAAGAAAAATATAAAGTTAAATAA
- a CDS encoding class I SAM-dependent methyltransferase → MKIKKSSTYKKNTINFFNKMANKNHGDSFKHYDNVIKWIKNKNGTELLDIGTGKGDLLEKILLIYPNKNWNLVGIDISEKMIEKAVEKNISAKFKVGDSENLPFKNSSFDIITCINSFHHYENPEKAISEIKRVLRPGGIIILGEIWIPGFFRNIINFFLPFMKTGDYKIYSSDEIRYIFTQQNIIQIDKKNIFPSNCTYLLKKAETK, encoded by the coding sequence TTGAAAATAAAAAAATCATCAACTTATAAAAAAAATACGATTAATTTTTTTAATAAAATGGCAAATAAAAATCATGGTGATTCTTTTAAGCATTATGATAATGTTATTAAATGGATAAAAAATAAAAATGGAACTGAACTTTTAGATATTGGTACGGGAAAAGGAGATCTTTTAGAAAAAATTTTATTAATTTACCCTAATAAAAATTGGAATCTTGTTGGAATTGATATCTCTGAAAAAATGATTGAGAAAGCAGTTGAAAAAAATATTTCTGCTAAATTTAAAGTTGGAGACAGTGAAAATTTGCCATTTAAAAATTCCTCATTTGATATCATAACTTGTATAAACTCCTTTCACCATTATGAAAACCCTGAAAAAGCTATTAGTGAAATTAAAAGAGTTCTAAGACCTGGTGGCATTATTATTTTAGGAGAAATTTGGATTCCTGGATTTTTTAGAAATATAATAAACTTTTTTCTTCCTTTTATGAAAACTGGTGACTATAAAATTTATTCTAGTGATGAAATTAGATATATTTTCACTCAACAAAATATTATTCAAATAGATAAAAAAAATATTTTTCCTAGTAATTGTACATATTTGTTAAAAAAAGCTGAAACAAAATAA
- a CDS encoding MetQ/NlpA family ABC transporter substrate-binding protein, with amino-acid sequence MKKTLLLLAILSNLAFGKDKFKIGATPIPAGEILFEIKDDLAKEGLDIEIIEFTDYIMPNLALDDKSLDANFFQHKPYLANFMKEKNLDLVPLADIYVPPLGAYSKKYKNINDLKNGNKIAIPNDPTNAGRALILLHNNGIIKLSNPEDLMATEFDIIDNPKKLKIVSLQAAQLPRALDDVDMAVINCNYALDAGLSPQEDSLIVEGKESAYGNVVAVRKGDENSKEIATLMKVLRSDKVRTFILEKYKGGIIPLF; translated from the coding sequence ATGAAAAAAACATTACTATTGTTAGCTATTCTTTCAAACTTAGCTTTTGGAAAAGATAAATTTAAAATTGGGGCAACGCCTATTCCTGCTGGAGAAATTTTATTTGAAATTAAAGATGATTTAGCTAAAGAAGGATTAGATATAGAAATTATTGAATTTACTGACTACATTATGCCAAATTTAGCTTTAGATGATAAATCATTAGATGCTAACTTTTTTCAACATAAACCTTATTTAGCAAATTTTATGAAAGAAAAAAATTTAGATTTAGTTCCTTTAGCTGATATTTATGTTCCACCTTTAGGTGCTTATTCTAAAAAATATAAAAATATTAATGATTTAAAAAATGGAAATAAAATAGCTATTCCTAATGATCCTACAAATGCTGGAAGAGCATTAATTTTGCTTCATAATAATGGAATTATTAAACTTTCTAATCCAGAAGATTTAATGGCCACTGAATTTGATATTATTGATAACCCTAAAAAATTGAAAATTGTTTCTCTTCAAGCGGCTCAATTACCTAGAGCTTTAGATGATGTAGATATGGCTGTTATAAATTGTAACTACGCTCTAGATGCTGGATTGTCTCCACAAGAAGACTCTTTAATTGTAGAGGGAAAAGAAAGCGCCTACGGTAACGTAGTTGCTGTTAGAAAGGGAGACGAAAATAGTAAAGAGATTGCTACTTTAATGAAAGTTCTAAGGAGTGATAAAGTTAGAACTTTTATATTAGAGAAGTATAAGGGTGGAATAATCCCACTATTTTAA
- the ppk1 gene encoding polyphosphate kinase 1, with product MKEKKKIIYNRDLSWLEFNNRVVYEAKEGRNPLLERAMFLAIASINLDQFFMVRMPKKREKKEREKIYNSIKKMVDSIYIEYNNYIKNLRKDLDVDIKDYISLGKKEKEHLHNHYKRLIEPILEIIEIDPFHPIPRITSGNLALLGTIQHKETKKNKLIMIELRGDFDRLIKISEDQNHFILVEELIKGSLINQLDEFDIKEIGAFRLTRDEGLEILENSKVNADIMKEVENELEEREWGEVIRIEYDKKLSKEMKDFIVKTFGVATTEVYEISGPIKLDFLWIIEGLKGYEKYKYSPLVKKFFKRMKGENIFETLKKKDRLLLHPYESFEAVTEFIDTAADDPDVLVIKQTLYRVKHHESPIIDALEKACKKGKRVTVLVEAKARFDEGDNIEWAKKLEQVGCHVIYGIKDLKVHGKTLLVLRREGEKIKKYVQLGTGNYYEAPYVDMSLFTSDDGIGEDIATLFSNLIGPQEKNTWKEIGVGPENLENKFKKLIDREISHALKGKKAKIIAKMNGLTDESVIEKLYDASNAGVKVTLIVRGACSLLPGVKNMSENIEVYSIVGRFLEHNRVYIFENDGQKEYYLSSADWMTRNLERRVELMFPVKNSKNKEQLDSYFENILKDNMKRWKENNDGTYSLVKKEKDEKEFSYQNYYIDNDF from the coding sequence ATGAAAGAAAAGAAAAAAATAATTTACAACAGGGATTTGAGTTGGTTGGAATTTAACAATAGAGTTGTTTATGAAGCCAAAGAAGGAAGAAATCCTCTTTTAGAAAGAGCAATGTTTTTAGCTATTGCTTCAATTAATTTAGACCAATTTTTTATGGTTAGAATGCCTAAAAAAAGAGAAAAAAAAGAAAGAGAAAAAATATATAATAGCATCAAAAAAATGGTAGATAGTATTTATATCGAGTATAATAATTACATAAAAAATCTACGTAAAGATTTAGATGTAGATATAAAAGATTATATTTCATTAGGAAAAAAAGAAAAAGAACATCTACACAATCATTATAAAAGATTAATAGAACCAATATTAGAAATAATAGAAATTGATCCATTTCATCCTATTCCTAGAATAACATCAGGAAATTTAGCTTTATTAGGAACTATTCAACATAAAGAAACTAAAAAAAATAAGTTAATTATGATTGAATTAAGAGGAGATTTTGATAGATTAATAAAAATCTCAGAAGACCAAAATCATTTTATATTAGTAGAAGAATTAATCAAAGGAAGTTTAATTAATCAGTTAGATGAATTTGATATTAAAGAGATTGGTGCTTTTAGATTAACAAGAGATGAAGGATTAGAAATATTAGAAAATTCAAAAGTTAATGCAGATATAATGAAAGAGGTTGAAAATGAATTAGAAGAAAGAGAATGGGGAGAAGTTATAAGAATTGAATATGATAAAAAACTCTCTAAAGAGATGAAGGATTTTATAGTAAAAACTTTTGGAGTGGCAACAACAGAAGTATATGAAATTTCAGGACCAATAAAGCTAGATTTTCTATGGATTATTGAAGGGTTAAAAGGATATGAAAAATATAAATATAGTCCTTTAGTTAAAAAGTTTTTTAAAAGAATGAAAGGAGAGAATATTTTTGAAACTTTAAAGAAAAAAGATAGATTATTATTACATCCATATGAATCTTTTGAAGCAGTAACTGAATTTATAGATACAGCAGCAGATGATCCAGATGTATTAGTGATAAAGCAAACTTTATACAGAGTTAAGCATCATGAATCGCCGATAATAGATGCACTAGAAAAAGCTTGTAAAAAAGGTAAAAGAGTTACAGTTTTAGTAGAAGCAAAAGCCAGATTTGATGAAGGTGACAATATAGAATGGGCTAAAAAACTAGAACAAGTAGGTTGTCATGTAATTTATGGAATTAAAGATTTAAAAGTGCATGGGAAAACTTTACTTGTATTAAGAAGAGAGGGTGAAAAAATAAAAAAATATGTTCAATTAGGAACTGGAAATTATTATGAGGCTCCTTATGTTGATATGTCTTTATTTACTTCTGACGATGGTATAGGAGAAGATATCGCGACATTATTCTCTAATTTAATAGGACCACAAGAAAAAAATACTTGGAAAGAGATAGGAGTAGGACCTGAAAATTTAGAAAATAAATTTAAAAAACTTATAGACAGAGAAATAAGTCATGCGTTGAAAGGAAAAAAAGCTAAAATTATAGCAAAAATGAATGGACTAACTGATGAAAGTGTTATAGAAAAACTTTATGATGCTTCAAATGCTGGAGTTAAAGTAACTTTAATTGTTAGAGGAGCTTGTAGTCTATTGCCAGGAGTAAAAAATATGAGTGAAAATATTGAGGTTTATAGTATTGTGGGAAGATTTTTAGAGCACAATAGAGTTTATATATTTGAAAATGATGGACAAAAAGAATATTATCTATCAAGTGCAGATTGGATGACTAGAAATTTAGAAAGAAGAGTAGAGCTTATGTTTCCTGTAAAAAATAGTAAAAATAAAGAACAACTAGATTCTTATTTTGAAAATATTTTAAAAGACAATATGAAAAGATGGAAAGAAAACAATGATGGAACATATTCTTTAGTAAAGAAAGAAAAGGATGAAAAAGAGTTCTCTTATCAAAATTATTATATAGATAATGATTTTTGA
- a CDS encoding NUDIX hydrolase produces MSFNLEKEILKYSPCCEQEKADKELILNLLKKEENLLNRDNKICHFTASSWIVNKEKTKILMIHHNIYNSWSWTGGHADGEEDLLDVSVREAQEETGLKNINILFKDIFSIEILTVNGHIKNGKYISAHLHLNLTFLLEADENDLLFIKPDENSGVKWFKLEDSINISNEDNMKIIYKKLNNKLNSIY; encoded by the coding sequence ATGTCATTCAACTTAGAAAAAGAAATTCTTAAATATTCTCCTTGTTGTGAACAAGAAAAAGCAGATAAAGAACTTATATTAAATCTACTAAAAAAAGAAGAAAATCTTTTAAATAGAGATAATAAAATCTGCCATTTTACAGCTTCTTCATGGATAGTTAATAAAGAAAAAACAAAAATTTTAATGATTCATCATAATATCTATAATTCTTGGTCTTGGACTGGTGGTCATGCTGATGGTGAAGAAGATCTTTTAGATGTTTCCGTACGTGAAGCACAAGAAGAAACTGGACTGAAAAATATAAATATATTATTTAAAGATATTTTTTCAATTGAAATTTTAACTGTTAATGGTCATATTAAAAATGGAAAATATATTTCGGCTCATTTACATCTTAATTTAACTTTTTTACTAGAAGCTGATGAAAATGATCTGTTATTTATTAAACCTGATGAAAATAGTGGTGTTAAATGGTTTAAACTAGAAGACTCTATAAATATTTCTAATGAAGACAATATGAAAATTATTTATAAAAAATTAAATAATAAACTTAATTCTATATATTAA
- the rbr gene encoding rubrerythrin — MEENDCENKESNKYKGTKTEKNLLDALAGESLARNKYTFFADVAKNEGYTQIHDIFLKTAGNEREHSKLWFKELGMLGNTSDNLLHAAEGENYEWTSMYDKFAKEADEEGFFDLANKFRNVAKIEKAHEERYRKLLSNVEMKAVFEKSEEKIWECINCGHLVIGRKAPEACDVCLYSKGFFEVRKENY, encoded by the coding sequence ATAGAAGAAAATGATTGTGAAAATAAAGAATCTAACAAATATAAAGGAACTAAAACAGAAAAAAATTTATTAGATGCTTTAGCAGGAGAATCTCTTGCAAGAAATAAGTATACATTTTTTGCAGATGTAGCTAAAAATGAAGGATATACACAAATTCATGATATTTTCTTAAAAACAGCTGGAAATGAAAGAGAGCATTCAAAATTATGGTTTAAAGAATTAGGAATGTTAGGAAATACTTCTGATAATTTACTTCATGCTGCTGAAGGTGAAAATTATGAATGGACAAGTATGTATGATAAGTTTGCTAAAGAAGCTGATGAAGAGGGATTCTTTGATCTTGCTAATAAGTTTAGAAATGTAGCTAAAATAGAAAAAGCTCACGAAGAAAGATATCGTAAATTATTAAGTAATGTTGAAATGAAAGCTGTATTTGAAAAATCAGAAGAAAAAATTTGGGAATGTATCAACTGTGGTCATCTTGTAATTGGAAGAAAAGCTCCCGAAGCTTGTGATGTTTGTTTATATTCTAAAGGATTTTTTGAAGTAAGAAAAGAAAATTATTAA
- a CDS encoding sugar porter family MFS transporter, with product MKYKKAIISAFIAGSAGFVLGYDMGISGGTINNVSTHFNLNSAWEGFALSVFIVGAVLGSLFTKRINDDFGRKKALIIGTVLMLVGALGVYIFGDKFKYFMFYRGIAGAGMGLLFSSEPSYVTEISPSSIRGGLGSILQFTTGIGIIVGYSVTFIMLKEVNTIQDNNWMWKTIYGTEAIIVGIYLMFLFYIVNSPVWFLLKKKDDEAIKVMKEIWPDIDPQKFIAAHSSYSRNDDETKNIEHQMEKSGKLKKLIFIAFFMSALTELCGINPLIYYSSDIFRKIMPEGPDTAFYQSIINGLFFTVGSLISMLTVDKFGRKTLLFVGTFIMSTSLFIIGIHIYMNSYSMLLVYLVYLFIFSYNFSAGAIRFLYIGELSPTPLRAYTLGFAGIINWISDFLVSWTLPIIANSIFLNRILKGSSIFFIYSIFGFIFFILVFTIPETKGKSLHELSKYWSLEDD from the coding sequence ATGAAGTATAAAAAAGCTATAATTTCAGCCTTTATAGCAGGAAGTGCTGGATTTGTTTTGGGGTACGACATGGGAATCTCTGGGGGAACAATAAATAATGTGAGTACACATTTTAATTTGAACTCAGCTTGGGAAGGGTTTGCATTATCTGTTTTTATAGTAGGAGCTGTTTTAGGTAGCCTTTTTACTAAAAGGATAAACGATGATTTTGGAAGAAAAAAGGCGCTAATAATAGGAACAGTTTTAATGTTAGTAGGAGCTTTAGGAGTATATATATTTGGAGATAAGTTTAAATATTTCATGTTTTATAGAGGTATAGCAGGTGCTGGAATGGGATTACTTTTTTCTTCAGAACCATCCTATGTTACAGAAATTTCTCCATCAAGTATCAGAGGTGGATTGGGTTCCATATTACAATTTACAACTGGTATAGGTATAATAGTAGGTTACTCTGTAACTTTTATTATGTTAAAGGAAGTAAATACAATTCAAGATAACAATTGGATGTGGAAAACAATATATGGAACAGAAGCTATAATAGTTGGTATTTATTTAATGTTTTTATTTTATATAGTAAATAGTCCTGTTTGGTTTTTATTAAAAAAGAAGGATGATGAGGCTATAAAAGTTATGAAAGAAATTTGGCCAGATATTGATCCACAAAAATTTATAGCTGCGCATAGTAGTTATTCAAGAAATGATGATGAGACAAAAAATATAGAGCATCAAATGGAAAAAAGTGGCAAGTTAAAAAAATTAATTTTTATAGCATTTTTTATGTCAGCGTTGACAGAACTTTGTGGCATTAACCCATTAATATATTACTCTTCGGATATTTTTAGAAAAATAATGCCAGAAGGTCCAGATACGGCTTTCTATCAAAGCATAATAAATGGTTTATTTTTTACAGTAGGATCATTAATTTCAATGCTAACAGTAGACAAGTTTGGAAGAAAGACATTGTTATTTGTAGGTACGTTTATTATGTCTACATCTTTGTTTATAATAGGTATTCATATATATATGAATAGTTATTCAATGCTTTTAGTATATTTAGTTTACTTATTTATATTTTCTTATAATTTTTCAGCAGGTGCAATTAGATTTTTATATATTGGAGAATTATCTCCAACACCATTAAGAGCTTATACTTTAGGTTTTGCAGGAATAATAAACTGGATAAGTGATTTTTTGGTATCGTGGACACTTCCTATAATAGCAAATAGCATTTTTTTAAATAGAATTTTAAAAGGGTCCTCAATATTTTTCATTTATTCAATTTTTGGTTTTATATTTTTTATTTTAGTTTTCACAATTCCAGAAACAAAAGGAAAATCTTTACATGAACTTTCAAAATATTGGAGTTTAGAAGATGACTAG
- a CDS encoding plasma-membrane proton-efflux P-type ATPase translates to MDKITNDDLVNKLQTSKESGLASSEAQKRLLRDGKNALEEKKETLLQKLLPYFWGPIPWMIEAAIILSLITMDIKDFVIILLLLLLNAFIGWRQDKSAQDALAALKNDLALKANVLRDSKWQEIPAADLVVGDIVAVRLGNVVPADAQILSGDYLTVDQSALTGESLPVTKNIADVVYSGSIAKEGSVIVVVTATGVNTYFGKTAKLVAEAGAKSQLTGEITSVGNFLIIGAIILSIILVTFQLILVTPLDKVTILRIIKTVLVLMVATIPVAMPAVISVTIALGALQLSKMKAIVSKLNSIEALASVDVLCSDKTGTLTQNKLSVAGIYPVEGNTEELMTVYGVLASDPKGKDVIDMAIENTLKSKDELKDYKIDKFIPFNPVVKRVEAIVEKDNKAFHIVKGAPQVIVEMCKLTGDKLKAIQDKIDELASHGFKSLGLATGDGENWDYIGTFSLADPLRVDSKSTVQNLRAEGINVKMITGDSQNIAKEVANQLGIGDNILLATDVFGNDDKNTTISPNIQKEVESANGFAEVFPQHKYEIVKVLQSEGHICAMTGDGVNDSPALKQADCGIAVSGATDAARAAAALILTNPGLSVIENAVNEAKKIFSRMMSYIYYRIAMTVNIMIFSVVVTLVGKYFIERVVPVEGSSFFPLTAIMLVSLALLDDIPIMTIAYDNAEITPGPAVWNKKRVFTVSFVLGIVSVIQSIALVIWADRSWIQITSFSQLQTLVFLQLVVGCHLLLFVTRRSGWFFTKPFPQWKLFLAIILTQVFVVFMTYFGWLVEPITIQDIVYVWGYNLVWMFPLSFISIILKKIK, encoded by the coding sequence ATGGATAAAATAACAAATGATGATTTAGTAAATAAATTACAAACAAGTAAAGAGAGTGGATTAGCTAGTTCTGAAGCACAAAAAAGATTGTTACGAGATGGAAAAAATGCATTAGAAGAAAAAAAAGAAACTCTTTTACAAAAATTATTACCATATTTTTGGGGACCAATTCCCTGGATGATTGAAGCTGCAATTATTCTTTCTTTAATAACAATGGATATAAAAGATTTTGTTATAATATTATTATTGTTATTATTAAATGCATTTATTGGTTGGAGACAAGATAAAAGTGCACAAGATGCTTTAGCAGCTTTGAAAAACGATTTAGCTTTAAAGGCAAATGTTCTAAGAGATTCGAAGTGGCAAGAAATACCTGCGGCTGATTTAGTAGTTGGAGATATTGTAGCTGTTCGTTTAGGAAATGTAGTGCCAGCAGATGCTCAAATTCTAAGTGGGGATTATTTAACAGTAGACCAATCTGCCTTAACTGGAGAAAGCTTGCCTGTTACTAAAAATATAGCAGATGTTGTTTACTCTGGTTCTATAGCAAAGGAAGGAAGCGTAATTGTAGTTGTAACAGCTACAGGAGTAAATACTTATTTTGGTAAAACAGCTAAATTAGTTGCTGAAGCAGGAGCAAAAAGCCAATTAACAGGAGAAATAACATCTGTGGGTAACTTTTTAATTATAGGGGCAATAATTTTATCAATAATATTAGTAACATTCCAACTTATTTTAGTAACACCTTTAGATAAAGTTACAATATTAAGAATTATAAAAACTGTATTAGTTTTAATGGTTGCGACTATTCCAGTTGCAATGCCAGCAGTTATATCGGTAACAATAGCATTAGGAGCTCTTCAATTATCTAAAATGAAAGCTATTGTATCAAAGTTAAATTCAATTGAAGCTTTAGCTAGTGTAGACGTTTTATGTAGTGATAAAACAGGAACATTAACTCAAAATAAATTGAGTGTAGCTGGTATTTATCCAGTAGAAGGAAACACAGAAGAATTAATGACAGTATACGGAGTTTTAGCATCTGACCCAAAAGGAAAAGATGTAATAGATATGGCAATTGAAAATACTTTAAAATCAAAAGATGAATTAAAAGATTATAAAATAGATAAATTTATACCATTTAATCCTGTTGTAAAAAGAGTAGAAGCTATAGTAGAAAAAGATAATAAAGCTTTTCATATAGTAAAAGGAGCTCCTCAAGTTATAGTGGAAATGTGTAAATTAACAGGAGATAAATTAAAAGCAATCCAAGATAAAATAGATGAGCTTGCATCACATGGATTTAAATCTTTAGGTCTTGCAACAGGTGATGGAGAAAATTGGGATTATATAGGAACGTTTTCTTTGGCAGATCCTTTAAGAGTTGATAGTAAATCAACTGTACAAAATTTAAGAGCTGAAGGAATAAATGTAAAAATGATAACAGGTGATAGCCAAAATATTGCAAAAGAAGTTGCTAATCAACTTGGAATAGGAGATAATATTTTACTAGCAACTGATGTTTTTGGAAATGATGATAAAAACACAACTATATCACCAAATATCCAAAAAGAAGTAGAATCAGCTAATGGATTTGCAGAAGTTTTCCCTCAACATAAATATGAAATAGTAAAAGTACTTCAATCTGAAGGTCATATTTGTGCAATGACAGGAGACGGTGTGAATGATTCACCAGCCTTAAAACAAGCTGATTGCGGAATTGCGGTTTCTGGAGCTACTGATGCAGCAAGGGCCGCTGCTGCTTTAATTTTAACAAATCCTGGACTTAGTGTAATTGAAAATGCAGTAAATGAAGCGAAGAAGATTTTTTCAAGGATGATGAGCTATATATATTATCGTATAGCAATGACAGTTAACATTATGATATTTTCAGTAGTAGTAACTTTAGTTGGAAAGTATTTTATAGAAAGAGTTGTTCCAGTAGAGGGAAGTTCGTTTTTCCCATTAACAGCGATAATGTTAGTATCGTTAGCATTGTTAGATGATATTCCTATAATGACAATAGCATACGATAATGCAGAAATTACTCCAGGACCTGCAGTTTGGAATAAGAAAAGAGTGTTCACTGTTAGTTTTGTTTTAGGAATTGTATCTGTTATTCAAAGTATTGCTCTTGTAATATGGGCAGATAGAAGTTGGATTCAAATTACAAGCTTCAGTCAATTACAAACATTAGTATTTTTACAATTAGTTGTAGGTTGTCATTTACTATTATTTGTAACGAGACGTTCAGGTTGGTTTTTTACTAAACCATTCCCACAATGGAAATTATTTTTAGCAATAATTTTAACACAAGTTTTTGTTGTATTTATGACTTACTTTGGCTGGCTAGTTGAACCAATAACTATCCAAGATATTGTATATGTATGGGGATATAACTTAGTTTGGATGTTCCCATTATCATTTATTTCAATAATTTTAAAAAAAATAAAATAG